A DNA window from Dama dama isolate Ldn47 chromosome 19, ASM3311817v1, whole genome shotgun sequence contains the following coding sequences:
- the EIF4G1 gene encoding eukaryotic translation initiation factor 4 gamma 1 isoform X4, translating to MNKAPQPTGPPPAPSPGLPQPAFPPGQTAPVVFSTPQATQMNTPSQPRQGRSTYVVPTQQYSVQPGAPSFYPGASPTEFGTYAGAYYPAQGVQQFPTGVAPPPVLMNQPPQIAPKRERKTIRIRDPNQGGKDITEEIMSGARTASTPTPPQTGGGLEPQANGETPQVAVVVRPDDRSQGAIIGERPGLPGPEHSPSESQPSSPSPTPSPPPVLEPGSEPNLTVLSVTGDTMTTGMIQTSVEESTPTPPETGEPYCLSPEPTPLAEPILEVEVTLSKPVPESEFSSSPLQVPSPLASHKVEILPEPNGTVPSENLEPEVESSPELAPLPPPACPSESPMPVAPTAQPEELLNGAPSPPTMDINPASEPEEQAKEATVSVTPPTVLSATPALAPPLASPAQEEDMEEEEEEEEEGEAEGEKGGEEPLPQESTPVPAHLSQDLEVAVATQVAVSVPKRRRKIKELNKKEAVGDLLDAFKEANPGVPEVENQPPVGNNPSPEPEGSSVPLRSEEGEETWDSKEDKIQNAENIQPGEQKYEYKSDQWKPLNLEEKKRYDREFLLGFQFIFASMQKPEGLPHISDVVLDKANKTPLRPLDPSRLQGINCGPDFTPSFANLGRPALSNRGPPRGGPGGELPRGPQAGLGPRRSQQGPRKEPRKIIATVSMTEDIKLNKAEKAWKPSSKRTAADKDRGEEDADGSKTQDLFRRVRSILNKLTPQMFQQLMKQVTQLAIDTEERLKGVIDLIFEKAISEPNFSVAYANMCRCLMALKVPTTEKPTVTVNFRKLLLNRCQKEFEKDKDDDEVFEKKQKEMDEAATAEERGRLKEELEEARDIARRRSLGNIKFIGELFKLKMLTEAIMHDCVVKLLKNHDEESLECLCRLLTTIGKDLDFEKAKPRMDQYFNQMEKIIKEKKTSSRIRFMLQDVLDLRKSNWVPRRGDQGPKTIDQIHKEAEMEEHREHIKVQQLMAKGSDKRRGGPPGPPISRGLPLVDDGGWNTVPISKGSRPIDTSRLTKITKPGSIDSNNQLFAPGGRLSWGKGSSGGSGAKPSDAASEAARPATSTLNRFSALQQAVPTESTDNRRVVQRSSLSRERGEKAGDRGDRLERSERGGDRGDRLDRARTPATKRSFSKEVEERSRERPSQPDGLRKAASLTEDRDRGREAVKREAALPPVGPPKAALSEEELEKKSRAIIEEYLHLNDMKEAVQCVQELASPSLLFIFVRHGIESTLERSAIAREHMGRLLHQLLCAGHFSTAQYYQGLYEILELAEDMEIDIPHVWLYLAELITPILQEGGVPMGELFREVTKPLRPLGKAASLLVEILGLLCKSMGPKKVGTLWREAGLTWKEFLPEGQDVSAFVTAQKVEYTLGEESETPGQRLFSFEELRRQLEKLLQEGSSNQRVFDWIEANLNEQQVTSNTLVRALMTTVCYSAIIFESSLRVDVAVLKARAKLLQKYLSDEQKELQALYALQALVVTLDQPPNLLGMFFDALYDEDVVKEDAFYSWESSKDPAEQQGKGVALKSVTTFFKWLREAEEEESDHN from the exons ATGAACAAAGCTCCACAGCCCACAGGCCCCCCACCTGCCCCATCCCCTGGACTCCCACAG CCAGCGTTTCCCCCGGGGCAGACAGCACCGGTGGTGTTCAGTACGCCTCAAGCGACACAAATGAACACGCCTTCTCAGCCCCGCCAG GGCCGTTCCACATATGTTGTCCCGACACAGCAGTATTCTGTGCAGCCGGGAGCCCCAAGCTTCTACCCAGGTGCAAGCCCTACAGAGTTTGGGACCTACG CTGGCGCTTACTACCCAGCCCAGGGTGTGCAGCAGTTTCCCACTGGTGTGGCTCCCCCACCTGTTTTGATGAATCAGCCACCCCAGATTGCTCCAAAGAGGGAGCGGAAGACG atcCGAATTCGAGACCCAAACCAAGGAGGGAAGGATATCACAGAGGAGATCATGTCTGGGGCCCGCACTGCCTCTacacccacccctccccag ACGGGAGGCGGTCTGGAGCCTCAGGCTAATGGGGAGACACCCCAGGTTGCTGTCGTCGTCCGGCCAG ATGACCGGTCGCAGGGAGCAATCATTGGGGAGCGGCCAGGGTTACCTGGCCCAGAGCACAGCCCTTCAGAATCCCAGCCTTCATCACCTTCTCCAACCCCATCACCGCCCCCAGTCTTGGAACCGGGATCTGAGCCTAATCTCACAGTCCTGTCTGTTACTGGGGACACGATGACAACGGGGATGATACAGACGTCTGTAGAAGAATCAACCCCCACGCCCCCTGAAACTGGGGAGCCATATTGCCTCTCTCCAGAACCCACTCCCCTCGCTGAACCCATATTGGAAGTAGAAGTGACGCTGAGCAAACCAGTTCCAGAGTCTGAGTTCTCTTCCAGTCCTCTCCAGGTTCCCAGCCCCCTGGCATCTCACAAGGTGGAAATTCTTCCTGAGCCTAATGGCACAGTCCCATCTGAGAATTTGGAACCAGAGGTGGAGTCAAGCCCAGAGCttgcccctctccctcctccagcttGTCCCTCTGAATCCCCCATGCCTGTTGCTCCAACTGCCCAACCTGAGGAACTGCTCAACGGAGCCCCTTCACCACCAACTATGGACATAAACCCAGCCAGTGAACCGGAGGAACAGGCCAAGGAGGCTACAGTGTCGGTGACTCCCCCCACTGTCCTTTCTGCTACCCCAGCTCTGGCTCCTCCACTGGCTTCCCCTGCTCAGGAGGAGgacatggaggaggaggaagaagaggaagaggaaggagaagctgagggtgagaagggaggagaggaaccTCTCCCCCAAGAGAGCACCCCTGTCCCAGCCCACCTGTCCCAGGATTTGGAGGTGGCAGTAGCCACCCAAG TGGCAGTGTCTGTGCCAAAGAGGAGACGGAAAATTAAGGAGCTAAATAAGAAGGAGGCTGTAGGAGACCTTCTAGATGCCTTCAAGGAG GCGAACCCAGGGGTACCAGAGGTGGAAAATCAGCCTCCTGTAGGCAACAATCCCAGCCCAGAGCCTGAGGGCAGCAGTGTGCCCCTGCGGtctgaggaaggagaggagaccTGGGATTCAAAGGAAGACAAGATTCAAAATGCAGAGAATATCCAGCCAGGGGAACAGAAGTATGAATATAAGTCAG ATCAGTGGAAGCCTCTAAACCTTGAGGAGAAAAAGCGTTACGACCGAGAGTTCCTGCTTGGCTTTCAGTTCATCTTTGCCAGTATGCAGAAGCCTGAGGGATTGCCCCACATCAGTGACGTGGTGTTGGATAAG GCCAATAAAACACCATTGCGACCGCTggacccctctagacttcagGGCATAAATTGTGGCCCAGACTTCACTCCGTCCTTTGCCAACCTTGGCCGACCAGCCCTTAGCAACCGTGGGCCCCCAAGGGGTGGGCCAGGTGGGGAGCTGCCCCGAGGGCCG CAGGCTGGCCTGGGACCCCGGCGATCTCAGCAGGGCCCCCGAAAGGAACCACGGAAGATCATTGCCACAGTGTCAATGACCGAAGATATAAAactgaataaagcagaaaagGCCTGGAAACCCAGTAGCAAGCGGACGGCGGCTGATAAGGACCGAGGGGAAGAGGATGCTGATGGCAGCAAAACCCAG GACCTGTTCCGCAGGGTGCGCTCCATCTTGAATAAACTGACACCCCAGATGTTCCAGCAGCTAATGAAGCAGGTGACACAGCTAGCCATTGATACCGAGGAACGTCTCAAAGGAGTCATTGACCTCATCTTCGAGAAGGCCATTTCAGAACCCAACTTCTCCGTGGCCTATGCCAACATGTGCCGCTGCCTCATGGCG CTGAAAGTGCCCACTACAGAAAAGCCAACAGTGACTGTGAACTTCCGAAAACTGTTGTTAAATCGATGTCAGAAGGAGTTTGAAAAAGACAAAGATGATGATGAGGTTTTTGAGAAGAAGCAAaaagagatggatgaagctgcTACG GCAGAGGAACGGGGACGCCTGAAAGAGGAGCTGGAAGAGGCTCGAGACATAGCCCGGCGGCGCTCGTTAGGGAATATCAAGTTTATCGGGGAGCTGTTCAAACTGAAGATGTTAACAGAGGCAATCATGCATGACTGTGTGGTTAAACTACTTAAGAACCATGATGAAGAGTCCCTTGAATGCCTTTGCCGTCTGCTCACCACCATTGGCAAAGACCTGGACTTTGAAAAGGCCAAG CCCCGGATGGATCAGTATTTCAACCAGatggaaaaaattattaaagaaaagaagacTTCATCCCGGATCCGCTTTATGCTGCAGGATGTGCTGGATCTGCGAAAG AGCAACTGGGTGCCACGCCGAGGGGACCAGGGTCCCAAGACAATTGACCAAATCCACAAGGAAGCTGAGATGGAGGAGCATCGGGAGCACATAAAAGTGCAGCAGCTAATGGCCAAGGGCAGCGACAAGCGTCGAGGTGGCCCTCCAGGCCCACCCATCA GCCGTGGCCTTCCACTTGTGGATGATGGTGGCTGGAACACAGTACCCATCAGCAAGGGCAGCCGCCCTATTGACACTTCTCGACTCACTAAGATCACGAAG CCTGGCTCCATCGATTCTAATAACCAGCTGTTTGCACCTGGAGGTCGATTGAGCTGGGGCAAGGGTAGCAGTGGAGGCTCCGGAGCCAAGCCCTCCGATGCAG catcagaagCTGCTCGTCCAGCCACTAGTACCTTGAATCGCTTCTCAGCCCTTCAACAAGCAGTACCAACAGAAAGCACAGATAACAGACGGGTGGTGCAGAG GAGTAGCTTGAGCCGGGAACGAGGTGAGAAAGCTGGGGACCGGGGAGACCGCCTAGAGCGGAGTGAACGGGGAGGTGACCGTGGTGACCGGCTTGATCGCGCGCGAACACCCGCCACCAAGCGGAGCTTCAGCAAGGAAGTGGAGGAACGGAGTAGAGAGCGGCCCTCTCAGCCTGATGGACTGCGCAAGGCAGCTAGCCTCACGGAGGATCGGGACCGCGGGCGGGAAGCTG TGAAGCGAGAAGCTGCCCTCCCTCCGGTGGGTCCCCCGAAGGCTGCGCTCTCTGAAGAGGAGCTGGAGAAGAAATCTAGGGCCATCATTGAGGAGTACCTCCATCTCAATGACATGAAG GAGGCAGTGCAGTGCGTGCAGGAGCTGGCCTCGCCCTcactgctcttcatctttgtgcGGCACGGCATCGAGTCCACACTGGAGCGCAGCGCCATTGCTCGGGAGCACATGGGGCGGCTGCTGCACCAGCTGCTCTGTGCCGGACACTTCTCCACTGCTCAGTACTACCAAGG GCTATATGAAATTCTAGAGTTGGCTGAAGACATGGAAATTGACATTCCTCATGTGTGGCTCTACCTAGCAGAATTGATAACGCCCATTCTGCAGGAAGGTGGGGTGCCCATGGGGGAGCTGTTCAG GGAAGTAACAAAACCTCTGAGACCCCTGGGCAAGGCTGCTTCCCTGTTGGTAGAGATCCTGGGGCTCCTGTGCAAAAGCATG GGTCCTAAAAAGGTGGGGACGCTGTGGCGAGAGGCTGGACTCACCTGGAAGGAATTTCTACCTGAAGGCCAGGATGTCAGTGCCTTTGTCACTGCGCAG AAGGTGGAGTATACCCTGGGAGAGGAGTCAGAAACCCCGGGCCAGAGGTTGTTCTCCTTCGAGGAGCTGCGCAGGCAGCTAGAGAAGCTGCTGCAGGAGGGCAGCAGTAACCAGCGGGTGTTTGACTGGATAGAG GCCAACCTGAATGAGCAGCAGGTGACATCCAACACATTAGTTCGAGCCCTCATGACAACAGTCTGCTATTCTGCAATTATCT TTGAGTCTTCTCTCCGAGTGGATGTTGCAGTGCTGAAAGCACGAGCGAAACTGCTACAGAAATACCTAAGTGACGAGCAGAAGGAGCTGCAGGCGCTCTATGCCCTCCAGGCCCTTGTAGTGACCTTAGACCAGCCCCCTA
- the EIF4G1 gene encoding eukaryotic translation initiation factor 4 gamma 1 isoform X3, with protein sequence MNKAPQPTGPPPAPSPGLPQHFYPSRAQPPSSAASRVQSAAPARPGPAAHVYPAGSQVMMIPSQISYPASQGAYYIPGQGRSTYVVPTQQYSVQPGAPSFYPGASPTEFGTYAGAYYPAQGVQQFPTGVAPPPVLMNQPPQIAPKRERKTIRIRDPNQGGKDITEEIMSGARTASTPTPPQTGGGLEPQANGETPQVAVVVRPDDRSQGAIIGERPGLPGPEHSPSESQPSSPSPTPSPPPVLEPGSEPNLTVLSVTGDTMTTGMIQTSVEESTPTPPETGEPYCLSPEPTPLAEPILEVEVTLSKPVPESEFSSSPLQVPSPLASHKVEILPEPNGTVPSENLEPEVESSPELAPLPPPACPSESPMPVAPTAQPEELLNGAPSPPTMDINPASEPEEQAKEATVSVTPPTVLSATPALAPPLASPAQEEDMEEEEEEEEEGEAEGEKGGEEPLPQESTPVPAHLSQDLEVAVATQVAVSVPKRRRKIKELNKKEAVGDLLDAFKEANPGVPEVENQPPVGNNPSPEPEGSSVPLRSEEGEETWDSKEDKIQNAENIQPGEQKYEYKSDQWKPLNLEEKKRYDREFLLGFQFIFASMQKPEGLPHISDVVLDKANKTPLRPLDPSRLQGINCGPDFTPSFANLGRPALSNRGPPRGGPGGELPRGPQAGLGPRRSQQGPRKEPRKIIATVSMTEDIKLNKAEKAWKPSSKRTAADKDRGEEDADGSKTQDLFRRVRSILNKLTPQMFQQLMKQVTQLAIDTEERLKGVIDLIFEKAISEPNFSVAYANMCRCLMALKVPTTEKPTVTVNFRKLLLNRCQKEFEKDKDDDEVFEKKQKEMDEAATAEERGRLKEELEEARDIARRRSLGNIKFIGELFKLKMLTEAIMHDCVVKLLKNHDEESLECLCRLLTTIGKDLDFEKAKPRMDQYFNQMEKIIKEKKTSSRIRFMLQDVLDLRKSNWVPRRGDQGPKTIDQIHKEAEMEEHREHIKVQQLMAKGSDKRRGGPPGPPISRGLPLVDDGGWNTVPISKGSRPIDTSRLTKITKPGSIDSNNQLFAPGGRLSWGKGSSGGSGAKPSDAASEAARPATSTLNRFSALQQAVPTESTDNRRVVQRSSLSRERGEKAGDRGDRLERSERGGDRGDRLDRARTPATKRSFSKEVEERSRERPSQPDGLRKAASLTEDRDRGREAVKREAALPPVGPPKAALSEEELEKKSRAIIEEYLHLNDMKEAVQCVQELASPSLLFIFVRHGIESTLERSAIAREHMGRLLHQLLCAGHFSTAQYYQGLYEILELAEDMEIDIPHVWLYLAELITPILQEGGVPMGELFREVTKPLRPLGKAASLLVEILGLLCKSMGPKKVGTLWREAGLTWKEFLPEGQDVSAFVTAQKVEYTLGEESETPGQRLFSFEELRRQLEKLLQEGSSNQRVFDWIEANLNEQQVTSNTLVRALMTTVCYSAIIFESSLRVDVAVLKARAKLLQKYLSDEQKELQALYALQALVVTLDQPPNLLGMFFDALYDEDVVKEDAFYSWESSKDPAEQQGKGVALKSVTTFFKWLREAEEEESDHN encoded by the exons ATGAACAAAGCTCCACAGCCCACAGGCCCCCCACCTGCCCCATCCCCTGGACTCCCACAG CACTTCTACCCTAGCCGGGCCCAGCCCCCGAGCAGTGCAGCCTCCCGAGTGCAGAGTGCAGCCCCTGCCCGCCCTGGCCCAGCTGCCCATGTCTACCCTGCTGGATCCCAAGTAATGATGATCCCTTCCCAGATCTCCTACCCAGCCTCCCAGGGGGCCTACTACATCCCTGGACAG GGCCGTTCCACATATGTTGTCCCGACACAGCAGTATTCTGTGCAGCCGGGAGCCCCAAGCTTCTACCCAGGTGCAAGCCCTACAGAGTTTGGGACCTACG CTGGCGCTTACTACCCAGCCCAGGGTGTGCAGCAGTTTCCCACTGGTGTGGCTCCCCCACCTGTTTTGATGAATCAGCCACCCCAGATTGCTCCAAAGAGGGAGCGGAAGACG atcCGAATTCGAGACCCAAACCAAGGAGGGAAGGATATCACAGAGGAGATCATGTCTGGGGCCCGCACTGCCTCTacacccacccctccccag ACGGGAGGCGGTCTGGAGCCTCAGGCTAATGGGGAGACACCCCAGGTTGCTGTCGTCGTCCGGCCAG ATGACCGGTCGCAGGGAGCAATCATTGGGGAGCGGCCAGGGTTACCTGGCCCAGAGCACAGCCCTTCAGAATCCCAGCCTTCATCACCTTCTCCAACCCCATCACCGCCCCCAGTCTTGGAACCGGGATCTGAGCCTAATCTCACAGTCCTGTCTGTTACTGGGGACACGATGACAACGGGGATGATACAGACGTCTGTAGAAGAATCAACCCCCACGCCCCCTGAAACTGGGGAGCCATATTGCCTCTCTCCAGAACCCACTCCCCTCGCTGAACCCATATTGGAAGTAGAAGTGACGCTGAGCAAACCAGTTCCAGAGTCTGAGTTCTCTTCCAGTCCTCTCCAGGTTCCCAGCCCCCTGGCATCTCACAAGGTGGAAATTCTTCCTGAGCCTAATGGCACAGTCCCATCTGAGAATTTGGAACCAGAGGTGGAGTCAAGCCCAGAGCttgcccctctccctcctccagcttGTCCCTCTGAATCCCCCATGCCTGTTGCTCCAACTGCCCAACCTGAGGAACTGCTCAACGGAGCCCCTTCACCACCAACTATGGACATAAACCCAGCCAGTGAACCGGAGGAACAGGCCAAGGAGGCTACAGTGTCGGTGACTCCCCCCACTGTCCTTTCTGCTACCCCAGCTCTGGCTCCTCCACTGGCTTCCCCTGCTCAGGAGGAGgacatggaggaggaggaagaagaggaagaggaaggagaagctgagggtgagaagggaggagaggaaccTCTCCCCCAAGAGAGCACCCCTGTCCCAGCCCACCTGTCCCAGGATTTGGAGGTGGCAGTAGCCACCCAAG TGGCAGTGTCTGTGCCAAAGAGGAGACGGAAAATTAAGGAGCTAAATAAGAAGGAGGCTGTAGGAGACCTTCTAGATGCCTTCAAGGAG GCGAACCCAGGGGTACCAGAGGTGGAAAATCAGCCTCCTGTAGGCAACAATCCCAGCCCAGAGCCTGAGGGCAGCAGTGTGCCCCTGCGGtctgaggaaggagaggagaccTGGGATTCAAAGGAAGACAAGATTCAAAATGCAGAGAATATCCAGCCAGGGGAACAGAAGTATGAATATAAGTCAG ATCAGTGGAAGCCTCTAAACCTTGAGGAGAAAAAGCGTTACGACCGAGAGTTCCTGCTTGGCTTTCAGTTCATCTTTGCCAGTATGCAGAAGCCTGAGGGATTGCCCCACATCAGTGACGTGGTGTTGGATAAG GCCAATAAAACACCATTGCGACCGCTggacccctctagacttcagGGCATAAATTGTGGCCCAGACTTCACTCCGTCCTTTGCCAACCTTGGCCGACCAGCCCTTAGCAACCGTGGGCCCCCAAGGGGTGGGCCAGGTGGGGAGCTGCCCCGAGGGCCG CAGGCTGGCCTGGGACCCCGGCGATCTCAGCAGGGCCCCCGAAAGGAACCACGGAAGATCATTGCCACAGTGTCAATGACCGAAGATATAAAactgaataaagcagaaaagGCCTGGAAACCCAGTAGCAAGCGGACGGCGGCTGATAAGGACCGAGGGGAAGAGGATGCTGATGGCAGCAAAACCCAG GACCTGTTCCGCAGGGTGCGCTCCATCTTGAATAAACTGACACCCCAGATGTTCCAGCAGCTAATGAAGCAGGTGACACAGCTAGCCATTGATACCGAGGAACGTCTCAAAGGAGTCATTGACCTCATCTTCGAGAAGGCCATTTCAGAACCCAACTTCTCCGTGGCCTATGCCAACATGTGCCGCTGCCTCATGGCG CTGAAAGTGCCCACTACAGAAAAGCCAACAGTGACTGTGAACTTCCGAAAACTGTTGTTAAATCGATGTCAGAAGGAGTTTGAAAAAGACAAAGATGATGATGAGGTTTTTGAGAAGAAGCAAaaagagatggatgaagctgcTACG GCAGAGGAACGGGGACGCCTGAAAGAGGAGCTGGAAGAGGCTCGAGACATAGCCCGGCGGCGCTCGTTAGGGAATATCAAGTTTATCGGGGAGCTGTTCAAACTGAAGATGTTAACAGAGGCAATCATGCATGACTGTGTGGTTAAACTACTTAAGAACCATGATGAAGAGTCCCTTGAATGCCTTTGCCGTCTGCTCACCACCATTGGCAAAGACCTGGACTTTGAAAAGGCCAAG CCCCGGATGGATCAGTATTTCAACCAGatggaaaaaattattaaagaaaagaagacTTCATCCCGGATCCGCTTTATGCTGCAGGATGTGCTGGATCTGCGAAAG AGCAACTGGGTGCCACGCCGAGGGGACCAGGGTCCCAAGACAATTGACCAAATCCACAAGGAAGCTGAGATGGAGGAGCATCGGGAGCACATAAAAGTGCAGCAGCTAATGGCCAAGGGCAGCGACAAGCGTCGAGGTGGCCCTCCAGGCCCACCCATCA GCCGTGGCCTTCCACTTGTGGATGATGGTGGCTGGAACACAGTACCCATCAGCAAGGGCAGCCGCCCTATTGACACTTCTCGACTCACTAAGATCACGAAG CCTGGCTCCATCGATTCTAATAACCAGCTGTTTGCACCTGGAGGTCGATTGAGCTGGGGCAAGGGTAGCAGTGGAGGCTCCGGAGCCAAGCCCTCCGATGCAG catcagaagCTGCTCGTCCAGCCACTAGTACCTTGAATCGCTTCTCAGCCCTTCAACAAGCAGTACCAACAGAAAGCACAGATAACAGACGGGTGGTGCAGAG GAGTAGCTTGAGCCGGGAACGAGGTGAGAAAGCTGGGGACCGGGGAGACCGCCTAGAGCGGAGTGAACGGGGAGGTGACCGTGGTGACCGGCTTGATCGCGCGCGAACACCCGCCACCAAGCGGAGCTTCAGCAAGGAAGTGGAGGAACGGAGTAGAGAGCGGCCCTCTCAGCCTGATGGACTGCGCAAGGCAGCTAGCCTCACGGAGGATCGGGACCGCGGGCGGGAAGCTG TGAAGCGAGAAGCTGCCCTCCCTCCGGTGGGTCCCCCGAAGGCTGCGCTCTCTGAAGAGGAGCTGGAGAAGAAATCTAGGGCCATCATTGAGGAGTACCTCCATCTCAATGACATGAAG GAGGCAGTGCAGTGCGTGCAGGAGCTGGCCTCGCCCTcactgctcttcatctttgtgcGGCACGGCATCGAGTCCACACTGGAGCGCAGCGCCATTGCTCGGGAGCACATGGGGCGGCTGCTGCACCAGCTGCTCTGTGCCGGACACTTCTCCACTGCTCAGTACTACCAAGG GCTATATGAAATTCTAGAGTTGGCTGAAGACATGGAAATTGACATTCCTCATGTGTGGCTCTACCTAGCAGAATTGATAACGCCCATTCTGCAGGAAGGTGGGGTGCCCATGGGGGAGCTGTTCAG GGAAGTAACAAAACCTCTGAGACCCCTGGGCAAGGCTGCTTCCCTGTTGGTAGAGATCCTGGGGCTCCTGTGCAAAAGCATG GGTCCTAAAAAGGTGGGGACGCTGTGGCGAGAGGCTGGACTCACCTGGAAGGAATTTCTACCTGAAGGCCAGGATGTCAGTGCCTTTGTCACTGCGCAG AAGGTGGAGTATACCCTGGGAGAGGAGTCAGAAACCCCGGGCCAGAGGTTGTTCTCCTTCGAGGAGCTGCGCAGGCAGCTAGAGAAGCTGCTGCAGGAGGGCAGCAGTAACCAGCGGGTGTTTGACTGGATAGAG GCCAACCTGAATGAGCAGCAGGTGACATCCAACACATTAGTTCGAGCCCTCATGACAACAGTCTGCTATTCTGCAATTATCT TTGAGTCTTCTCTCCGAGTGGATGTTGCAGTGCTGAAAGCACGAGCGAAACTGCTACAGAAATACCTAAGTGACGAGCAGAAGGAGCTGCAGGCGCTCTATGCCCTCCAGGCCCTTGTAGTGACCTTAGACCAGCCCCCTA